The Bacteroidota bacterium genomic sequence CGCGACCGCCATCCTGCTCGACCGCGCCCGCGAGGGCGACCCGAACGCCTTCAGCGACCTCGTCGGGAGGCTCTACGACGAGCTCCGGCTCGTGGCTCGGAGCCAGCGGCGCAAGCTCTCAGCGTCAGACACCGTCAACACGACGGCGGTGCTGCACGAGGCGTACGCACGCTTGGGCGGTGGCGACGCGCCCGCGCTCACCGACCGCGCGCACTTCTTCCGGCTGGCGGCGCGTGCGATGCGGGGCGTCATCATCGACTACGCGCGGACGCAGAGCCGCGTCAAGCGCGGCGGCTCGGAGCGCCCGGTGGCCATGACGGCC encodes the following:
- a CDS encoding ECF-type sigma factor, producing MAATAILLDRAREGDPNAFSDLVGRLYDELRLVARSQRRKLSASDTVNTTAVLHEAYARLGGGDAPALTDRAHFFRLAARAMRGVIIDYARTQSRVKRGGSERPVAMTA